Proteins found in one Paenibacillus sp. FSL R10-2782 genomic segment:
- the dmpI gene encoding 4-oxalocrotonate tautomerase DmpI, with amino-acid sequence MPVITIEAGKLNKEQKRSLVTELTTSASTIMNVPESAFIVLIKESESENIGFGGKLLSDR; translated from the coding sequence ATGCCAGTAATTACTATTGAAGCAGGCAAATTAAATAAAGAACAAAAAAGATCGTTGGTCACTGAACTTACCACATCAGCTTCAACCATAATGAATGTACCCGAGTCGGCTTTTATTGTTTTGATTAAGGAAAGCGAAAGTGAAAACATTGGTTTCGGAGGAAAATTATTATCTGATCGCTAA
- the thrC gene encoding threonine synthase, with the protein MRYISTRGRVEAKGFIDTVLMGLADDGGLMVPEQIPTVSAATLEQWATLNYRELLLEVFALYINDEIPREDLEGLVERSYASFRHPEVTPVKKINDSLYILELFHGPTFAFKDVALQFMGEFYSYVSKKQNEIIHILGATSGDTGAAAIQGVRGKEGIKICILHPHQKVSKVQELQMTTVDDKNVLNLSVKGNFDDCQKVIKDLFADLDFKGKHHLRAINSINFVRILAQTVYYFYAYFRAQETAGTKKINISVPSGNFGNIFSGFLAKKMGLPIHKLIIATNENNILERFVKTGEYKPGGFKSTYSPSMDIQVASNFERYLYYFLGEDAAKVSEYMNTLKTEGRIVISAEALKRVQQDFEALGASNEKCLELISKYKAEYDYLLDPHTACGIAAYEEYNGDGEVCVTFATAHPAKFDEAIRLVDIKQEFPVQIEQLFSKSQHQQVVEHDEAEIVRQLEAFYV; encoded by the coding sequence ATGAGATATATAAGCACTAGAGGTCGAGTAGAAGCCAAGGGATTTATTGATACCGTGCTCATGGGGTTAGCTGACGATGGGGGTCTGATGGTACCGGAGCAGATTCCGACCGTGTCGGCAGCTACGCTGGAGCAATGGGCTACATTGAACTACAGAGAGCTGCTGCTGGAAGTTTTTGCGCTGTATATCAATGATGAAATTCCTCGTGAAGATTTGGAGGGACTGGTGGAGCGCAGTTATGCGAGCTTCCGTCACCCGGAAGTCACGCCAGTGAAGAAGATCAACGATTCCCTCTATATTTTGGAGCTGTTCCACGGACCGACGTTTGCGTTCAAGGATGTGGCGCTGCAATTTATGGGTGAATTTTATTCCTACGTGTCCAAGAAGCAGAATGAGATCATTCATATTTTGGGTGCGACCTCGGGCGATACCGGGGCGGCAGCGATTCAGGGCGTGCGTGGCAAGGAAGGCATTAAAATCTGTATTTTGCACCCACACCAAAAGGTGAGCAAGGTACAAGAGCTGCAAATGACGACCGTTGACGATAAAAATGTACTGAACCTGTCCGTAAAAGGGAACTTTGACGATTGTCAGAAGGTCATTAAGGACCTGTTTGCCGATCTGGATTTCAAAGGCAAGCATCATCTGCGGGCGATTAACTCGATTAACTTTGTGCGTATTTTGGCGCAAACTGTATATTACTTCTATGCTTATTTCCGGGCACAGGAGACTGCGGGTACGAAGAAGATTAATATCAGCGTGCCATCTGGTAACTTTGGCAACATCTTTTCCGGCTTTCTTGCGAAGAAAATGGGCTTGCCGATTCATAAGCTGATCATTGCGACGAATGAAAATAATATTTTGGAGCGCTTCGTGAAGACAGGTGAATACAAACCAGGCGGCTTCAAAAGCACGTATAGTCCTTCCATGGACATTCAGGTGGCGAGCAATTTCGAAAGATATCTGTACTACTTCCTTGGAGAAGATGCAGCGAAGGTATCTGAATACATGAACACTCTCAAAACCGAGGGACGGATTGTGATCAGTGCAGAGGCTTTGAAACGGGTACAGCAGGATTTTGAAGCCCTTGGCGCTTCGAATGAAAAGTGTCTGGAACTGATTAGCAAATACAAAGCCGAATATGACTATTTGCTGGACCCGCATACGGCTTGCGGTATCGCCGCGTATGAAGAGTATAATGGCGATGGAGAAGTATGTGTGACCTTTGCAACAGCGCACCCTGCCAAATTCGATGAAGCGATCCGTCTGGTGGACATTAAGCAGGAGTTCCCGGTGCAGATTGAGCAATTGTTCTCTAAATCGCAGCACCAGCAGGTGGTAGAGCATGACGAGGCGGAAATTGTGCGTCAGCTTGAAGCCTTCTATGTATAG
- a CDS encoding TldD/PmbA family protein, whose product MNIQQFQEALFTKGREIGYADMEIYYVNGRSTSVKVLKGEIDQYTIVENGGLSFRGVIDGKMGYASTEKLEPDVIDFLLEEARSNADILESEEQDELFEGSASYPEQPAHAAALADTAPEILIEAAMEMERTALAADPRIVMARHCSVSIRENEVLIVNTKGLHCHRRKSLATAYVYVIAQENDETVTGGWHDYSLRSVEEINIADVAHKAVKEAVSKLGAHTIQSDNYPVIFRHDAAAQLLAAYTSVFSAESVDKGFSRLVGKLGQKVANANVTLVDDPLMENVPAGSTFDAEGSATHRNEIIKDGELRTYFHNRKTARKAGVQSTSNASKGSYNGKIGVSYHNLYVAPGSSTLEDMIRKTDRGLMIVELQGLHAGTNTASGNFSLACLGYWIEQGQVVRAVNQITVSGNFFDVLQQIEEVGNDLRFTGSCTSPSLKLAALSISGS is encoded by the coding sequence ATGAATATTCAGCAATTTCAAGAAGCGCTGTTCACAAAAGGTCGGGAAATCGGCTACGCGGATATGGAAATCTACTATGTAAATGGACGTTCTACCTCGGTAAAGGTACTGAAGGGAGAAATTGATCAATATACCATCGTCGAGAACGGTGGACTTTCCTTCCGGGGTGTCATTGACGGGAAAATGGGCTATGCCTCTACGGAGAAGCTGGAGCCGGACGTGATCGACTTTTTATTGGAGGAAGCTCGCAGCAACGCGGACATATTGGAGAGCGAGGAACAGGATGAACTGTTTGAAGGCTCTGCAAGCTACCCTGAGCAGCCTGCCCATGCCGCCGCGTTAGCTGACACGGCTCCTGAAATTCTCATTGAGGCTGCAATGGAGATGGAGCGTACAGCGCTTGCCGCAGATCCACGGATTGTAATGGCTCGACACTGCTCGGTCAGCATTCGTGAAAATGAAGTTCTGATTGTGAACACGAAGGGGCTGCACTGTCATCGCCGCAAAAGTCTGGCGACCGCTTATGTCTACGTGATTGCCCAAGAAAATGACGAGACGGTTACCGGGGGCTGGCATGATTATTCCCTGCGGAGTGTGGAAGAAATCAATATTGCAGATGTGGCGCATAAAGCCGTAAAAGAGGCTGTTTCCAAGCTGGGTGCTCACACGATTCAATCGGATAACTATCCGGTCATTTTCCGTCATGATGCAGCAGCGCAATTGCTGGCTGCGTATACGTCGGTATTTTCAGCAGAGTCGGTAGATAAAGGCTTTTCGCGGTTGGTTGGAAAATTGGGTCAGAAGGTGGCAAACGCCAATGTCACACTGGTCGATGATCCGCTGATGGAGAACGTTCCCGCAGGCAGTACGTTTGATGCCGAAGGCAGCGCAACGCATCGTAATGAGATCATCAAGGACGGCGAACTACGGACGTATTTCCATAATCGCAAGACGGCCCGCAAGGCTGGGGTGCAGAGTACCTCTAATGCTTCCAAGGGAAGCTATAACGGTAAAATCGGTGTGTCTTATCATAATCTGTATGTGGCTCCCGGTTCTTCTACTTTGGAGGACATGATTCGCAAGACGGATCGCGGCTTGATGATCGTCGAGCTGCAAGGACTGCATGCAGGTACGAATACAGCGTCCGGTAATTTTTCGCTGGCTTGTCTGGGATACTGGATTGAACAGGGGCAGGTGGTCAGAGCAGTCAATCAGATTACGGTGTCCGGTAATTTCTTTGACGTGTTGCAGCAGATTGAAGAGGTTGGCAACGATTTGCGTTTTACGGGAAGCTGTACCTCACCTTCGCTCAAGCTGGCTGCACTCTCCATTTCAGGGTCATAA
- a CDS encoding MarR family transcriptional regulator, producing MIDGSKVELSCPVTWLKGGEIAITQTSPEADYIFEALLLLNKQISSKFERCAGISASRLQLLCKLYQVDEISQTLLQKEVGIDGAAVTRHLKQLEAIAMVTRRTKPEDNRVTLVSLTDYGRERIVTFKQERSQFVDRLLQSFDETQRHQLADMLQVMNGHMSDMD from the coding sequence ATGATTGATGGATCAAAGGTTGAATTGTCATGCCCAGTGACCTGGCTTAAGGGAGGAGAGATTGCTATCACCCAAACATCACCCGAGGCTGACTATATTTTTGAAGCGCTGTTGCTGTTGAACAAGCAGATTAGCTCCAAGTTTGAGCGTTGTGCAGGAATCAGCGCATCCAGATTACAGCTGTTGTGCAAGTTGTATCAGGTGGATGAGATCAGCCAGACCTTGCTGCAAAAAGAGGTTGGCATCGACGGTGCAGCCGTAACCCGCCATTTGAAGCAGCTTGAAGCGATAGCGATGGTCACACGACGAACCAAGCCGGAGGACAACAGAGTTACGCTGGTTAGCCTGACCGATTATGGGCGGGAGCGCATTGTTACTTTTAAACAGGAACGCTCACAGTTTGTGGATCGGCTGCTCCAAAGCTTCGACGAGACCCAGCGGCACCAGCTAGCCGATATGCTGCAAGTTATGAATGGTCATATGTCCGATATGGACTGA
- a CDS encoding VanZ family protein — protein MIQTYLFPVSYAFLAFPFAALLFTLPFLIVQYRRHGYIHKMRALLLYLLLLYLMNAFFLVILPLPASRHNTALTGGALQLMPLQFIHDIIRETSVSPSQPSSYLHLLKERAFLQVVFNVLMTVPFGMFLRYYFRARWGWCLILSFGLSLFFEVTQLTGLYGFFDHAYRVFDVDDLMANTLGGMLGFLLGEWFSRFLPRLEHLDKHLDITTKRVSYTRRGVAFFVDSIIWTGLLGVMEYLRVPVAFWVSSGVYFMLIPYLTNGRTPGKWLVRIHLAGAGKRISLWELLKRYSLLYWLYFGINYVLGGPVLWPQVPPWASVLISLMLLVINGWFFFHLVIRLFRKGPLFYEELSHTTHRITWPNRLRPPQSDTTDPTDGSES, from the coding sequence ATGATTCAAACGTATTTGTTTCCTGTTTCTTATGCCTTTCTTGCCTTTCCTTTTGCCGCGTTGCTGTTTACGCTGCCTTTTCTAATCGTACAATACCGCAGGCATGGTTATATCCATAAAATGAGGGCATTGCTACTTTACCTGTTGCTTTTATACTTGATGAACGCCTTCTTTTTGGTGATTCTACCGCTTCCGGCATCGCGTCATAATACGGCGTTAACCGGAGGCGCATTGCAGCTCATGCCCTTGCAGTTCATTCACGACATTATCAGGGAGACATCCGTCTCTCCCTCCCAACCCTCCAGCTATCTGCATTTGCTGAAGGAACGCGCTTTTCTCCAGGTCGTTTTTAACGTTCTTATGACTGTGCCTTTCGGTATGTTCTTACGTTATTATTTCCGTGCGCGGTGGGGATGGTGTCTGATTCTGTCCTTTGGCCTTTCCCTCTTCTTTGAGGTGACACAGCTAACAGGACTGTACGGATTTTTTGACCACGCGTATCGTGTGTTTGATGTGGACGATCTGATGGCAAATACATTGGGCGGCATGCTGGGCTTTCTTTTGGGCGAGTGGTTTTCGCGTTTCCTCCCGCGTCTGGAGCATCTGGACAAGCATTTGGACATCACAACCAAGCGGGTATCCTATACCAGACGGGGCGTAGCCTTTTTCGTCGATTCCATTATCTGGACAGGTCTGCTCGGTGTTATGGAATACCTCCGTGTGCCCGTCGCCTTCTGGGTATCCAGTGGAGTATACTTCATGCTGATACCTTACCTGACGAATGGACGAACCCCAGGTAAATGGCTGGTGCGGATACATCTTGCGGGGGCAGGAAAACGTATTTCCCTGTGGGAGCTGCTAAAGCGCTACAGCCTCTTGTACTGGTTGTATTTTGGCATTAATTACGTACTGGGTGGACCCGTACTTTGGCCTCAAGTCCCTCCATGGGCGAGTGTTCTGATCAGCCTGATGCTGTTGGTCATCAACGGATGGTTCTTTTTTCATCTGGTTATACGCCTGTTCAGAAAGGGGCCGTTATTTTATGAGGAGCTTAGCCATACTACCCACCGAATTACATGGCCCAATCGACTTCGCCCCCCTCAGTCTGACACCACTGACCCTACTGATGGGTCGGAAAGTTAA
- a CDS encoding nitroreductase family protein, whose translation MSNTNTSNIVKTNDFKEIALGRRSVKVYDPSVKISREEMTEILTEATRAPSSINLQPWRFLVIDSPEGKATLAPLASFNQRQVETSSAVIAVFGDLNNFDNFEQIFGEAVELGYMPKDIKEMQQEKVAAHFAALDPVINKETVLIDGGLVSMQLMLVARAHGYDTNAIGGYDKSRIAEAFGLEKDRYVPVMLISMGKGINEGHPSTRLPIDQVAQWK comes from the coding sequence ATGAGTAATACGAACACATCCAATATTGTCAAAACAAATGATTTTAAAGAAATTGCATTGGGCCGACGTTCTGTAAAAGTATACGATCCGTCCGTAAAAATTAGCCGCGAAGAAATGACAGAGATTTTGACTGAAGCGACACGCGCTCCATCGTCCATTAACCTGCAACCTTGGCGCTTTCTTGTGATTGACAGCCCGGAAGGTAAAGCAACCTTGGCACCGCTCGCCAGCTTTAATCAACGCCAAGTCGAGACATCTTCGGCAGTGATTGCCGTGTTCGGAGATTTGAACAACTTTGATAATTTCGAGCAAATTTTCGGAGAAGCTGTAGAATTGGGCTATATGCCAAAAGATATTAAAGAAATGCAGCAGGAGAAAGTGGCAGCCCATTTTGCAGCGCTTGATCCTGTTATAAACAAAGAAACCGTTCTGATCGACGGTGGTCTGGTATCCATGCAGCTCATGCTGGTAGCACGCGCTCACGGTTATGACACCAATGCAATCGGTGGCTATGACAAGAGCAGAATCGCTGAAGCCTTTGGTCTTGAAAAAGATCGTTATGTACCGGTCATGCTCATTTCCATGGGTAAAGGTATCAATGAAGGCCATCCATCCACTCGTCTGCCGATTGACCAAGTTGCACAGTGGAAATAA
- the gdhA gene encoding NADP-specific glutamate dehydrogenase: protein MTIIRSEQSQQAAAEYVQSVFEKVIARNPHENEFHQAVKEILDSLVPVLAKHPKYMQQGLLERLVEPERVITFRVPWVDDAGNVQVNRGFRVQFNSAIGPYKGGIRFHPSVYLGIVKFLGFEQIFKNALTGLPIGGGKGGSDFDPKGKSDNEVMRFTQSFMTELYKYIGPDTDVPAGDIGVGGREIGYMFGQYKRIRGGHEGGVLTGKGIHYGGSLTRTEATGYGCVYFVNEMLYAQGLSFEGKRVVVSGSGNVSIYAIEKAQQLGATVVACSDSNGYIYDPDGIDLNLVKQLKEVNRLRISEYTKERPGAIYTEGCSGIWSIPCDIALPCATQNEIDEQAAQLLVSNGVKAVGEGANMPSTLQAIEVFLDNGVLFGPAKAANAGGVAVSALEMSQNSMRLSWTFEEVDTKLHDIMKNIYANSVKAAEEYGVPGNLVVGANIAGFVRVADAMLSHGII, encoded by the coding sequence GTGACCATTATCCGTTCAGAGCAGAGTCAACAGGCAGCAGCCGAATATGTGCAGTCCGTTTTTGAGAAGGTTATCGCGCGCAATCCTCATGAGAATGAATTTCATCAAGCCGTCAAGGAAATATTGGATTCTCTGGTTCCGGTACTGGCCAAGCATCCCAAGTATATGCAGCAGGGGCTTTTGGAACGGCTTGTGGAGCCAGAACGGGTCATTACCTTCCGTGTGCCTTGGGTAGACGACGCAGGGAACGTACAGGTCAATCGTGGCTTCCGGGTGCAATTTAATAGTGCCATCGGTCCTTATAAAGGCGGAATCCGTTTTCATCCGTCGGTGTATCTGGGAATTGTCAAATTTTTGGGCTTTGAGCAAATTTTCAAAAATGCGCTGACAGGTCTTCCAATTGGCGGCGGCAAAGGCGGCTCCGATTTTGATCCCAAAGGGAAGTCAGATAACGAAGTTATGCGCTTTACACAAAGCTTTATGACTGAGCTGTATAAATATATTGGCCCGGATACCGACGTTCCGGCAGGGGATATTGGTGTAGGCGGGCGTGAGATTGGCTACATGTTCGGGCAGTACAAACGGATTCGCGGGGGACATGAAGGTGGCGTCCTCACAGGTAAAGGAATTCATTACGGAGGCAGTCTTACACGTACAGAAGCGACTGGATATGGTTGCGTGTATTTTGTAAATGAAATGCTGTATGCGCAAGGCTTATCCTTTGAGGGTAAACGTGTGGTCGTGTCGGGTTCGGGGAATGTATCCATTTATGCGATTGAAAAAGCACAGCAGCTTGGCGCTACAGTCGTTGCCTGTAGTGACTCGAATGGCTACATCTATGATCCGGACGGCATTGATCTGAATTTGGTGAAGCAGCTTAAAGAAGTAAATCGTCTGCGCATTAGCGAGTATACCAAAGAGCGTCCAGGCGCAATATATACAGAGGGCTGTTCCGGTATCTGGTCAATTCCATGCGATATCGCACTACCATGTGCCACACAGAACGAAATTGACGAACAAGCAGCACAATTGCTGGTAAGCAATGGCGTAAAAGCTGTGGGTGAAGGTGCGAATATGCCATCTACGCTGCAGGCTATTGAAGTATTTTTGGACAATGGGGTTCTGTTTGGACCAGCCAAAGCGGCCAATGCAGGCGGAGTTGCGGTTTCTGCGCTCGAAATGTCACAGAATAGCATGCGCCTGTCATGGACCTTTGAGGAAGTGGACACCAAGCTGCATGATATTATGAAGAATATCTATGCGAACAGTGTGAAGGCGGCTGAGGAATACGGCGTGCCTGGGAATCTGGTTGTAGGGGCGAACATTGCCGGATTTGTCCGTGTGGCTGACGCTATGCTGTCTCACGGGATCATTTAA